Proteins from a genomic interval of Treponema succinifaciens DSM 2489:
- the gltB gene encoding glutamate synthase large subunit, with amino-acid sequence MTEKNRTLYDPSFEHDACGIGAVVNIDGTATHKIVDNALCIVEKLEHRAGKDATGETGDGVGILVQISHRFFKQAAKQEGIGLKEARDYGVGMFFFPQDKYIRSQAMKMLEVLAKKENLKFLGWRKVPVNPDVLGQRAKDCMPCIMQCFIERPENISRGLDFDRKLYILRRQFEHSHLNTYIASLSSRTIVYKGMFLVQQLRTFYKDLQSEDYTSSLALVHSRFSTNTQPSWQRAHPNRFIAHNGEINTIRGNVDRMLAREETLDSPVFKDEELREILPAVDATGSDSAMLDNTLEFLVMNGMPLPLAVMVCIPEPWKNDGTMSQQKRDFYHYWATMMEPWDGPAAILFSDGDFVGATLDRNGLRPSRYYITKDNMLILSSEVGVLDIPEENIVKKSRLQPGKILLVDTVQKRLISDEEAKKQYINLYPYGEWLNMNLLKLKDLVIPNKKIPVYTQEERDIMYRAFGWNYEDVNEMILPMAQNGVEPTGAMGIDTPLAVMSDKHPPLYNYFKQLFAQVTNPPIDSLREKVVTDTTVYVGTDGNLLEPKSANCTVLEINNPILTGVDMLKLKNLNRPGLKTAVVSLLYYKNTSLKEALDNIFVAIEREYHNGSNIIILSDRGVDENHVAVPSLLAVSGVEQYLIRTKKRTAISIILESAEVRNVHQAAMCLGYGARAVNPYLAHECIAELIDQKLLDKDYHTAIDDYNKGIINGIVKIAAKMGISTIQSYQSAQIFEAIGISKDVIDEYFTNTVSRVGGIGLKEIDEDVNFHHNKAFDPLGLTVNTHLDSVGNHKLRRGPTCEDHLYSPETIIALQESTRTGSYERFKEYTALVDDNAHPHTLRAMLKFSFPEGKEISIDEVEPVSEIVKRFKTGAMSYGSISEEAHRCMALAMNHLHGKSNSGEGGEKPERLGTEANSAIKQVASGRFGVTEEYLLSAKEIQIKMAQGAKPGEGGHLPGKKVYPWIAQTRYATPGVSLISPPPHHDIYSIEDLAQLIYDLKNANRAARISVKLVSEAGVGTIAAGVAKAGAQVILISGHDGGTGAAPISSIHHAGLPWELGLAETHQTLIQNGLRSRVVIETDGKLMSGRDVAIACLLGAEEFGFATAPLITMGCAMMRVCNLDTCPFGVATQNSELRKRFTGKPEYVENFMKFIAEELREIMAKFGFHSIDEMCGHTELLALKEKSAFPRANLVDMSRIIGWKTPEDAKTHFEPADIFDFQLEKTVDESKLLKAFEKSKKAKKGVFELSVSSTDRTVGTILGSEIQKTFGSSLEEDSYVVNCTGGGGQSFGAFIPKGLTLNLTGDANDYLGKGLSGGKIVVHPSAKAGYKAEENIIIGNVALYGATSGSAFINGIAGERFCVRNSGAVAVVEGCGDHGLEYMTGGTAVILGGTGKNLCAGMSGGTAYVLDMNHDLYLRLNKQLVSMTEVSDSHDIELVKDLIQRHAKETGSELAKKILKDFDNYIRHFKKIVPNDYQKMMTEIAKGEERGLNHDEAVLEAFKKLTA; translated from the coding sequence ATGACTGAAAAAAACAGAACTTTGTATGATCCGTCATTTGAGCATGACGCTTGCGGAATCGGAGCGGTCGTAAACATTGACGGTACGGCGACTCACAAAATCGTGGACAACGCGCTTTGCATAGTTGAAAAGCTGGAGCACCGCGCGGGAAAGGATGCGACCGGAGAGACCGGCGACGGAGTCGGAATTCTTGTTCAGATTTCGCATCGGTTTTTCAAGCAGGCGGCAAAGCAGGAAGGAATCGGGCTGAAGGAAGCGCGCGACTACGGAGTCGGAATGTTCTTCTTTCCGCAGGACAAATATATCCGCTCGCAGGCGATGAAAATGCTTGAAGTCCTTGCAAAAAAGGAGAACCTCAAATTTCTCGGCTGGAGAAAGGTTCCTGTGAATCCTGATGTTCTCGGGCAGCGCGCAAAAGACTGCATGCCTTGCATAATGCAGTGCTTTATCGAGCGTCCGGAAAATATCAGCCGTGGACTTGACTTTGACCGCAAGCTTTACATTCTTCGCCGTCAGTTTGAGCATTCGCACCTGAACACTTATATTGCTTCGCTTTCAAGCCGCACAATCGTATACAAGGGAATGTTCCTTGTTCAGCAGCTCAGGACTTTCTACAAAGACCTTCAGTCCGAGGACTATACTTCATCCCTTGCGCTTGTCCACTCAAGATTCAGCACGAACACGCAGCCGAGCTGGCAGAGGGCGCATCCGAACAGATTCATCGCGCACAACGGAGAAATCAACACAATCCGCGGAAACGTTGACCGAATGCTGGCAAGAGAAGAGACTCTTGATTCCCCGGTTTTCAAGGACGAGGAGCTGCGTGAAATTCTTCCGGCTGTGGACGCGACAGGCTCTGACTCGGCAATGCTGGACAACACTCTGGAATTCCTTGTGATGAACGGAATGCCGCTTCCGCTTGCGGTGATGGTCTGCATTCCTGAGCCTTGGAAAAACGACGGGACGATGAGCCAGCAGAAGCGCGACTTCTACCATTACTGGGCAACAATGATGGAGCCTTGGGACGGACCCGCCGCGATTCTTTTCAGTGACGGAGATTTTGTCGGGGCAACTCTTGACAGAAACGGACTCCGCCCGAGCCGCTATTACATTACAAAAGACAATATGCTCATTCTTTCTTCGGAAGTCGGAGTTCTTGACATTCCGGAAGAAAACATCGTTAAAAAATCACGTCTTCAGCCCGGAAAAATTCTTCTTGTTGACACAGTCCAGAAGCGTCTTATTTCCGACGAAGAGGCGAAAAAACAGTACATAAACCTTTATCCTTACGGCGAATGGCTGAACATGAACCTTCTGAAGCTGAAGGATCTTGTGATTCCGAACAAGAAAATTCCGGTCTACACGCAGGAAGAGCGCGACATAATGTACCGTGCGTTCGGCTGGAACTACGAAGATGTGAACGAGATGATTCTTCCTATGGCGCAGAACGGAGTTGAACCGACCGGAGCGATGGGAATAGACACGCCTCTTGCAGTCATGAGCGACAAGCATCCGCCGCTTTACAACTACTTCAAGCAGCTGTTCGCCCAGGTTACAAATCCGCCGATTGACTCTCTGCGTGAAAAGGTTGTCACCGACACGACAGTCTACGTCGGAACAGACGGAAATCTCCTTGAGCCGAAAAGCGCGAACTGCACGGTTCTTGAGATAAACAATCCGATTCTGACCGGCGTCGATATGCTAAAGCTCAAGAACCTGAACCGCCCCGGACTAAAAACTGCGGTTGTTTCCCTTTTGTATTATAAGAACACTTCACTTAAAGAGGCGCTGGACAATATTTTTGTCGCAATCGAGCGTGAATATCACAACGGAAGCAACATAATCATTTTGAGCGACCGCGGAGTTGACGAAAACCACGTCGCCGTTCCAAGCCTTCTTGCAGTCAGCGGAGTTGAGCAGTATTTGATCCGCACAAAAAAGAGAACCGCAATTTCAATTATTCTTGAGTCGGCGGAAGTCAGAAACGTCCATCAGGCTGCGATGTGTCTTGGTTATGGAGCGCGTGCGGTGAACCCTTATCTTGCGCACGAATGCATCGCCGAGCTCATTGACCAGAAGCTTTTGGACAAGGATTACCACACCGCAATCGACGACTACAACAAGGGAATCATAAACGGAATTGTAAAAATCGCCGCAAAGATGGGAATCTCAACGATTCAGTCCTATCAGTCCGCGCAGATTTTCGAGGCAATCGGAATCAGCAAGGATGTAATCGACGAATATTTTACAAACACAGTGAGCCGCGTCGGTGGAATCGGCCTTAAGGAAATTGATGAGGATGTGAACTTCCATCACAACAAGGCATTTGATCCGCTCGGATTGACAGTTAATACGCATCTTGATTCTGTGGGAAACCACAAGCTGCGCCGCGGTCCGACCTGCGAGGATCACCTTTATTCGCCTGAAACAATTATCGCCCTGCAGGAATCAACCAGGACAGGAAGCTACGAAAGATTCAAGGAATACACGGCTCTGGTTGACGACAACGCGCATCCCCACACCTTGCGCGCAATGCTCAAGTTCAGTTTCCCGGAAGGAAAAGAAATCAGCATAGACGAAGTTGAGCCGGTTTCTGAAATTGTAAAGCGGTTCAAGACAGGCGCTATGAGCTACGGCTCAATTTCCGAGGAAGCGCACCGCTGCATGGCTCTGGCGATGAACCACCTGCACGGAAAATCAAATTCCGGCGAGGGCGGCGAAAAACCGGAGCGCCTTGGAACAGAGGCGAATTCCGCAATCAAGCAGGTTGCGTCCGGACGTTTCGGCGTTACGGAAGAATATCTTTTGAGCGCAAAGGAAATTCAGATTAAAATGGCGCAGGGAGCAAAACCGGGAGAAGGCGGACATCTTCCTGGAAAAAAAGTATATCCTTGGATTGCGCAGACACGTTACGCGACTCCGGGTGTATCTTTGATTTCGCCGCCGCCGCACCACGACATTTATTCAATAGAAGATTTGGCGCAGCTGATTTACGACTTGAAGAACGCGAACCGTGCCGCCCGCATTTCAGTCAAGCTTGTCTCCGAGGCTGGTGTCGGAACGATTGCGGCTGGCGTTGCGAAGGCCGGCGCGCAGGTGATTCTGATTTCCGGACACGACGGCGGAACTGGAGCCGCTCCAATCTCTTCAATTCACCATGCGGGGCTTCCGTGGGAATTAGGGCTTGCGGAAACCCATCAGACGCTGATTCAGAACGGACTCCGCTCGCGCGTTGTGATTGAGACGGACGGAAAGCTTATGAGCGGCCGCGATGTCGCGATTGCCTGTCTTTTGGGCGCGGAGGAATTCGGTTTTGCCACAGCGCCTCTGATTACAATGGGCTGCGCGATGATGCGCGTGTGCAACCTTGACACCTGTCCGTTCGGCGTTGCGACCCAGAACAGCGAACTTAGAAAACGATTCACAGGAAAACCTGAATACGTTGAGAATTTCATGAAATTCATTGCCGAGGAACTGCGCGAAATCATGGCGAAATTCGGCTTCCACAGCATTGACGAAATGTGCGGACACACGGAGCTTCTTGCCCTCAAAGAAAAAAGCGCGTTCCCAAGGGCAAACCTTGTGGACATGAGCAGAATCATCGGCTGGAAAACTCCGGAAGACGCGAAGACACATTTTGAGCCTGCGGACATTTTCGACTTCCAGCTTGAAAAAACCGTAGACGAGTCAAAGCTCCTGAAGGCATTTGAAAAGTCAAAGAAAGCGAAGAAAGGTGTTTTTGAGCTTTCAGTTTCCTCGACGGACAGAACCGTGGGAACAATCCTCGGCTCGGAAATCCAGAAAACTTTCGGCTCATCGCTTGAAGAGGACAGCTACGTTGTGAACTGCACGGGCGGCGGCGGACAGTCATTCGGCGCGTTCATTCCAAAAGGACTTACACTGAACCTTACAGGAGACGCGAACGACTACCTCGGAAAAGGTCTGAGCGGCGGAAAAATCGTAGTCCACCCTTCAGCAAAGGCAGGATACAAAGCCGAAGAGAACATCATCATCGGAAACGTGGCCTTGTACGGAGCGACAAGCGGAAGCGCGTTCATAAACGGAATCGCCGGCGAACGTTTCTGCGTAAGAAATTCCGGGGCGGTTGCGGTTGTTGAAGGCTGCGGCGACCACGGACTTGAATACATGACAGGCGGAACAGCCGTAATCCTTGGCGGAACAGGAAAGAACCTCTGCGCGGGAATGTCAGGCGGAACAGCTTACGTTCTGGACATGAACCACGATTTGTATCTGCGTCTGAACAAGCAGCTTGTTTCCATGACAGAAGTTTCAGACAGCCACGACATTGAGCTCGTAAAGGATTTGATTCAGCGTCATGCAAAGGAGACAGGCTCAGAACTTGCAAAGAAAATTCTCAAGGACTTCGATAACTACATCAGGCACTTCAAGAAAATAGTTCCTAATGATTATCAGAAGATGATGACGGAAATCGCAAAGGGCGAAGAGCGCGGTTTGAATCACGATGAAGCAGTCCTTGAAGCTTTTAAAAAGCTCACTGCATAG
- a CDS encoding NusG domain II-containing protein translates to MNLRLKPFDIVFILIFLIVIFLSFFNLFRKKNEKTAELFVQTPKEKFVYSLAKDGIYKFKGLLGESSIQVESGKAKFLDSPCENKNCIQSGEISVNGQWAACLPNGIFINIEGKNKENTFDAVSN, encoded by the coding sequence ATGAATTTGCGCTTAAAACCATTCGACATTGTGTTTATTCTGATTTTTTTAATTGTGATTTTTCTTTCATTTTTCAATCTGTTCAGAAAAAAAAATGAAAAGACGGCGGAACTTTTTGTGCAGACTCCAAAAGAAAAATTTGTTTACAGCCTTGCAAAAGATGGAATTTATAAATTCAAAGGACTTCTTGGAGAAAGTTCAATTCAGGTTGAAAGCGGAAAAGCGAAATTTTTAGATTCACCTTGCGAAAATAAAAACTGCATTCAAAGCGGAGAAATAAGCGTAAACGGACAATGGGCCGCCTGCCTGCCAAACGGAATATTCATTAATATAGAAGGAAAAAACAAAGAAAACACTTTCGATGCAGTTTCAAACTAA
- a CDS encoding rhomboid family intramembrane serine protease has translation MAKKNSLKFIFDSPVVLVFSVVSTVIFISDLILKLNLSEKIFECPGAKSVPAFDFKSALSYVKLVIYPFGGENSTSFFLNIGFILLLGPVLEERYGSIMLALMIFITSLVGGVLTACVSTFGISGCGGIVFMMIILSVLSVFIKKQLPVSWIFIFALYLAFSLFSGKKISGFMPFMQNNVPVFIQLASGICGSLFGFFVCPKKRSSQIQKKQQEKTIENEPENSSGSDETIVGNISL, from the coding sequence ATGGCTAAGAAAAATTCTTTGAAATTTATTTTTGATTCTCCGGTTGTTCTTGTTTTTTCTGTTGTTTCGACGGTGATTTTTATTTCTGACTTGATTTTAAAGCTCAATCTTTCTGAGAAAATTTTTGAATGTCCTGGAGCAAAATCTGTTCCTGCATTTGATTTTAAATCAGCGTTGAGTTATGTAAAGCTTGTCATTTATCCGTTCGGCGGCGAAAATTCAACTTCTTTCTTTTTGAACATTGGATTCATTCTTTTGCTCGGTCCTGTTTTGGAAGAACGTTACGGTTCTATTATGCTTGCCCTTATGATTTTTATAACTTCCCTTGTTGGCGGAGTCTTGACAGCTTGCGTTTCAACGTTTGGAATTTCTGGATGCGGTGGAATTGTTTTTATGATGATAATTCTTTCGGTGCTTTCTGTTTTTATAAAAAAGCAGCTTCCAGTTTCGTGGATTTTTATTTTTGCCCTTTATCTTGCGTTCTCTCTTTTCAGCGGAAAAAAGATTTCAGGATTTATGCCTTTTATGCAAAATAATGTTCCTGTTTTTATTCAGCTTGCGTCTGGAATCTGCGGAAGTCTTTTTGGATTTTTTGTCTGCCCAAAGAAGCGTTCTTCCCAAATCCAGAAAAAGCAGCAGGAAAAAACAATTGAAAATGAGCCGGAAAATTCTTCTGGCAGCGATGAAACTATAGTCGGAAATATCAGTTTATAG
- a CDS encoding 6-phosphofructokinase, with amino-acid sequence MECKVKRFGILTSGGDAPGLNAAIRALCRAAKNQYNMEAVGIFNGYRGLINGDMKVLSENELSGLIAQGGTILGTSREKPFKNPVVNEATGLLPVEAIKENYKKWNLDALVCIGGNGTNTTASLLFQSGLNVIGLPKTIDNDIEGSDVTFGFYTALDVATDAIDRIHTTACSHGRVMIVEIMGHKAGWLGLYSGIAGGGDAILIPEIPYDINSVAKKIKERKSSGKNFSIVVVAEGAKSKEESLLDKKSFKKARAVMQCTIGARVAKELEEATGFECRATVVGYLQRGGTPSPYDRLLSTQIGAAAADFIAQEKFGNLVAVQNGKIKPVPLDYVAGKVKNIPLDHPMIKTARDLGICLGD; translated from the coding sequence ATGGAATGCAAGGTAAAAAGATTTGGAATTCTTACAAGTGGCGGAGATGCGCCTGGACTTAATGCTGCGATAAGGGCTTTGTGCCGTGCCGCAAAAAATCAGTATAATATGGAAGCTGTGGGAATTTTCAACGGCTACCGCGGACTTATAAATGGCGACATGAAGGTTCTTTCAGAAAATGAGCTTTCTGGTCTTATAGCTCAAGGCGGAACAATTCTTGGAACTTCAAGAGAAAAGCCTTTTAAAAATCCAGTTGTAAATGAAGCGACCGGTCTTTTGCCTGTTGAAGCCATAAAAGAAAACTACAAAAAATGGAATCTTGACGCTCTTGTTTGTATCGGTGGAAACGGAACAAATACAACTGCAAGCCTTTTGTTTCAGTCTGGCTTGAATGTAATTGGACTTCCAAAAACAATTGACAACGATATTGAAGGCTCTGACGTAACATTCGGATTTTATACAGCATTGGATGTTGCAACTGATGCTATTGATAGAATTCACACTACAGCCTGTAGCCACGGCAGAGTTATGATTGTTGAAATCATGGGGCACAAAGCCGGCTGGCTTGGACTTTATTCAGGAATCGCAGGCGGCGGAGATGCTATTTTGATTCCGGAAATTCCTTACGACATAAATAGCGTTGCAAAAAAAATAAAGGAACGCAAATCTTCTGGAAAGAATTTTTCAATTGTTGTTGTTGCGGAAGGCGCAAAATCAAAAGAAGAATCCTTGCTTGACAAAAAATCTTTTAAAAAGGCACGGGCGGTAATGCAATGTACCATAGGCGCAAGAGTTGCAAAGGAGCTTGAAGAAGCAACTGGATTTGAATGCCGTGCAACTGTTGTTGGCTACTTGCAGCGCGGAGGCACACCTTCTCCTTATGACCGTCTTCTTTCCACACAGATTGGAGCTGCAGCCGCTGATTTTATTGCTCAGGAAAAATTCGGAAATCTTGTTGCGGTTCAGAATGGAAAAATAAAGCCGGTTCCACTTGACTACGTTGCTGGAAAAGTAAAAAATATTCCGCTTGATCATCCTATGATAAAAACTGCCAGAGACTTGGGTATTTGCCTTGGAGACTGA
- a CDS encoding alpha-hydroxy-acid oxidizing protein — translation METDFKCRFCAECLGFGCVGELPGMGGVNANKNFILNCAAWKKLDFGPFDFGKKEIRLAPMTGAVENVGYFDEKQFYFDLINECSKFGIKLSIGDGVPDTKLKWGIEAVQTAGKKAAVFIKPYSNKKILERFEWAQSISEYCGIDIDAYNIVTMRNKAQLEKKDTSLLIELKNYFSKKGIPFVIKGIFTDEDLELVKEVKPDVAFVSNHGGRIKTREGSSAEFLSENFKMLKSNCDELWVDGGIRLWNDVYKGQSYGASEVLVGRPFASALCKKNSFDNILKN, via the coding sequence TTGGAGACTGATTTTAAATGCCGGTTCTGCGCTGAATGCCTTGGGTTTGGCTGCGTTGGAGAACTTCCTGGAATGGGCGGCGTAAATGCGAATAAAAATTTCATCTTGAACTGCGCCGCTTGGAAAAAATTAGATTTCGGTCCGTTTGACTTTGGCAAAAAAGAAATCCGGCTTGCACCCATGACTGGCGCTGTTGAAAATGTGGGCTACTTTGACGAAAAGCAATTTTACTTTGATTTGATAAACGAATGCTCAAAGTTTGGAATAAAACTTAGCATTGGAGATGGCGTTCCTGACACAAAGTTAAAATGGGGAATTGAAGCTGTTCAGACAGCTGGAAAAAAAGCGGCGGTTTTTATAAAGCCTTACAGCAACAAAAAAATTCTTGAGCGTTTTGAGTGGGCGCAAAGTATTTCTGAATATTGCGGAATCGATATTGACGCATACAACATTGTAACAATGCGGAACAAAGCTCAACTTGAGAAAAAAGACACGTCTTTGCTTATTGAACTGAAAAATTATTTTTCTAAAAAAGGAATTCCGTTTGTAATAAAAGGAATTTTTACAGACGAAGATTTGGAGCTTGTTAAAGAAGTGAAGCCGGATGTTGCTTTTGTTTCAAATCACGGTGGACGCATTAAAACACGTGAAGGCAGTTCCGCAGAATTCCTTTCTGAAAACTTTAAAATGCTAAAGTCAAATTGCGATGAGCTTTGGGTTGACGGTGGAATCCGTTTATGGAATGATGTGTACAAGGGGCAAAGCTATGGAGCTTCTGAAGTTCTTGTTGGTCGACCTTTTGCTTCTGCGCTTTGCAAAAAAAATTCTTTTGATAATATTTTAAAAAATTGA
- a CDS encoding ECF transporter S component, whose product MKNENNSMNYKIAMAGAFSALSIILSFTPLGYIQLGSAIQITLMHIPVILATLLAGLIPGLATGFVFGVSSLVKNLMLGAAASPFFMNPLVSVLPRLLFPVAVWGIFTLLNFIPHMPKIISVAFSAALGTFIHTVLVMGAIFIFYGNIFLPMVLGAIEKIGISTENISGFKAFAAIIATTMITNGFFEVICAVVLSCAVLGSVYAVGSRKSKISKFEE is encoded by the coding sequence ATGAAAAACGAAAATAATTCCATGAACTACAAGATTGCCATGGCAGGAGCATTTTCTGCGCTTAGCATTATTTTAAGTTTTACGCCGCTTGGCTACATTCAACTTGGAAGCGCGATCCAAATAACTTTAATGCACATTCCTGTAATTCTTGCGACTCTTTTGGCTGGGCTTATTCCGGGGCTTGCAACTGGATTCGTCTTTGGCGTTTCTAGCCTTGTAAAAAATCTTATGCTTGGAGCCGCGGCAAGTCCGTTTTTTATGAATCCGCTTGTTTCTGTTTTGCCTCGCCTTCTTTTTCCAGTTGCTGTCTGGGGAATTTTTACTTTGCTCAATTTTATTCCGCATATGCCCAAAATTATAAGTGTTGCTTTTTCCGCCGCTCTTGGAACTTTTATTCATACTGTTCTTGTAATGGGCGCGATTTTTATTTTCTATGGAAACATTTTTCTCCCTATGGTTCTTGGAGCAATTGAAAAAATCGGAATCAGCACAGAAAATATTTCCGGATTCAAGGCGTTTGCGGCGATTATTGCAACAACGATGATTACAAACGGATTTTTTGAAGTTATTTGCGCGGTTGTCCTTTCATGCGCTGTTCTTGGAAGTGTTTATGCTGTCGGCTCCAGAAAGTCAAAGATTTCAAAATTTGAAGAATAG
- a CDS encoding TrmH family RNA methyltransferase: MKNTQRNELAVCGFAAVKTLEKINSQKIRRLYFMEEKAPLFGGLCKKMAASKRPYNKVADSVELEKLCGSVHHQGVVAMIDTPVILPLNTEITARWVEQKEDAVILDRVGNANNLGAIVRSAAFFGIKNIVIPLDESQSSITTSSYRVAEGGMEFVNIYSVRSIPFLLKDMKGKMARFGTSLKAQKKVSEMKLLCQEKPALVVLGNEEKGISEEVAQNCDSLVIIPFAGMGEAGPKVDSLNVAQAASVIMYELKK; the protein is encoded by the coding sequence ATGAAAAACACTCAAAGAAATGAACTTGCAGTTTGCGGTTTTGCAGCTGTAAAAACATTGGAAAAAATCAACAGCCAGAAAATCCGCCGCTTATATTTTATGGAAGAAAAAGCTCCTTTGTTTGGCGGACTTTGCAAGAAAATGGCTGCTTCAAAACGTCCTTACAATAAAGTCGCAGATTCTGTTGAGCTTGAAAAGCTTTGCGGAAGTGTTCACCATCAGGGCGTTGTTGCGATGATTGACACTCCTGTAATTCTTCCGCTTAATACAGAGATTACAGCGCGCTGGGTTGAACAAAAAGAAGATGCTGTGATTCTTGACCGTGTTGGAAATGCAAATAATCTTGGCGCAATTGTAAGAAGTGCGGCGTTTTTCGGCATAAAAAATATTGTAATTCCATTGGACGAATCCCAGTCTTCAATCACAACCAGCAGCTACCGGGTTGCAGAAGGCGGAATGGAATTTGTAAACATTTATTCTGTAAGGTCAATTCCGTTTTTGCTCAAAGACATGAAAGGAAAAATGGCTCGTTTTGGAACTTCACTAAAGGCGCAGAAAAAAGTTTCAGAAATGAAATTGCTTTGTCAGGAAAAACCTGCTTTGGTTGTGCTTGGAAACGAAGAAAAAGGAATCAGTGAAGAAGTTGCCCAGAACTGCGATTCACTTGTAATAATTCCTTTTGCCGGAATGGGAGAAGCCGGTCCTAAAGTTGACAGTTTGAATGTTGCTCAGGCGGCTTCTGTAATAATGTACGAGCTTAAAAAATAA
- a CDS encoding phosphatase PAP2 family protein encodes MKRYLFLISLLFQLLSAELFAQTEKSPFKLNPVADGIILGAGIAFTTSAVIAEKTLDFPEYTERSYDLDSVNFIDRKLSQKYNRTLDNLGTATCTVSLALPFAVYGAGFFNDFLSTEDILTLTTMYVEAYLFDYGAKNFLKMGIRRVRPYMYYDGYPKDKLDDYDFEFSSPSGHTTDSFLGAGFLSYTFCRYFPESKWKIPVIAASYSVAIGTAGLRIASGNHFLTDTIFGAALGTVCGIGVPLVHEFIALHSEKKETAFKKGSVHFSVTPVSVNWKIAL; translated from the coding sequence ATGAAAAGGTATTTGTTTTTAATTTCTCTTCTTTTTCAGCTGCTTTCCGCGGAACTTTTTGCACAAACAGAAAAATCTCCGTTTAAACTAAATCCTGTTGCGGACGGAATTATTCTTGGAGCCGGAATTGCTTTTACAACTTCTGCGGTTATTGCTGAAAAAACTCTGGACTTTCCTGAGTATACAGAACGAAGCTATGATTTGGATTCAGTAAATTTCATAGACAGAAAACTTTCCCAAAAATACAACCGTACTCTCGACAACCTTGGAACTGCAACTTGCACCGTGAGCCTTGCTCTTCCGTTTGCAGTTTATGGTGCTGGATTTTTTAATGATTTTCTTTCCACGGAAGATATTCTTACGCTGACTACGATGTATGTTGAAGCTTATCTTTTTGATTATGGCGCGAAAAATTTTTTGAAGATGGGAATAAGAAGAGTCCGCCCTTATATGTATTATGATGGCTACCCGAAAGACAAACTTGACGACTATGACTTTGAGTTTTCAAGTCCAAGCGGACACACAACGGATTCTTTTTTGGGCGCAGGATTTCTTTCGTATACATTTTGCCGTTATTTCCCTGAATCAAAATGGAAAATTCCTGTAATTGCGGCATCTTACTCAGTTGCTATTGGAACGGCGGGGCTAAGAATTGCAAGCGGAAACCACTTTCTTACTGACACAATTTTTGGCGCGGCTTTGGGCACTGTCTGCGGAATTGGAGTTCCGCTTGTGCATGAGTTTATAGCTTTGCATTCAGAAAAAAAAGAAACAGCATTCAAAAAAGGAAGCGTGCATTTTTCTGTAACGCCGGTTTCCGTAAATTGGAAAATCGCCCTTTAG